The DNA segment CTTGCCGTGCCCCTGGCAGCCGGTGAGGGCTGCCGCGGCGCTCGCAACGAGAGCCGCGGCGAGGCGGCCGATAATCCGGGGCCTGCGTGTGAACGATCGACGGGAAGTGATGCTGGTCATGGTGTAACTCCTCTGGTGGCTCGTGAACGATGGCCCTGCCTGCACGCGGCCCGCAAGGCCGGTCACCGCCGCCTTTGGGCGCCGGCGACCATCTGGAAGAACCGGCGTGCGGGTTACCGCGCGCCGGCCCGAGGAGTTACTTCGTGTCCGTGTCCGCATTCGCGACCGGCGCCTGGAGCGCACCCATCGCCGCGAACATGGCCTTGAGGGACAGCGGAAGGTCAGTCGTCGGCCGCACCGGCTCCGCGCTGGACTGCGGTCCCGACGCGGTCTCGGTGGGATTGGTGTTGGCCTTGGGCAGCGGGTTGCCCTTGTCGTCGCACGACGCGGCCCACACCTTGCCCGAGGTGGGATCAAGGATCCACCCGTAGCCGTTGTGGTACCCGGAATCAGGACCGGTGCCCATCACCACGGTCGAGGCGTTGGGGCCATCGACCCACGGGTTCACCGGGGGGGTCTGCATCATGCCGGCCGCCACGAAGGCCTCCCAGCCGGTATCGCCGGGCGAGCTGGAGAGCGGGGGCAGGTGGCCCTCGTTGAACTCACGGAACGCCCCGATCTGGCCGCGGAGAACGGCAAGCGTCGTGGAGATCGTGAACCGGACGCCTTCTGGTGCCGCCACCATGGCGGGGGCCGGAGCCGGTGCGGGCTCCGCGGCCGCGGCCACCGGGGCCAGCGGGGGGAACTTCGCCTGGGCATCGGGGTTCACAGGCGACGCGGCGGGCTGGTTGCCCATCGCGTTCTGGGTGTGGTCCCGATTCCAGCGCTTGACCGTGACAACGCCGTCCTGCTCGACGTAGGCGAACCCGTTCGCCGGCAGGATGGTGTCCAGAGCCTCGTACACGTTGACGCCCTGGAGGTCGGCGCTCACCGTGCCCGTCACGTCCGGGTCGGCGACGATGATGACGCGGCTCTGCATCGAGATCTGGGAGAGAACATTGCGGATGTCCTTGTTCTGAGCCCAGACGTTCACGAGAGGCAGGGGATCGCCCCACATCTGGTTGTGATCGCCCTCGGGAGCCCCGAACATCGCCATGTCTTCGTTCGGCTCGGTCGACGACTGGGCCTCGGGCGCCTTCTCGGCCGGAGCCGGGAGCGGCGTCGTGCGGTAGAGGGGGATGTCAGTCTCACCCCACGGAACGTACTTGGGCTGGGGCTGCTCGGCAGGCACGTTGACCTGCTCGAACCGGGACTTGACCTCCTCGTTGACCGCGTCCTCCATGACGGACTTGGTCGGCCAGTACTGACGCTCCTGCGTCAGCTTCTCCCGCAGCGCGATCGCGTCGGGCTGGACGTGGTTGAGCGAGAGCGAGCGCTGGATCGTCCACAGAGCCTTCTCGTACTGGCCGTCGCGGGCGAGCGTCTCGGCCTCGACGTTGAGCGTGCCGCACATCTTCTCGCGGGAGAACGGCAGCAGGGCCTGGCGGGCGCCAACCTGCAGACGCTCGATGTCCTCGGTCGCCCGCTGGGCGAACTCGGTGACGATCGCGTCGTTGATCAGCTTGGGGGTGATGAGGAAGATGATCTCGGTGCGGTCGATCTGGTCCTCGTTGCCCTGGAAGGCGGCCCCGATGTACGGCAGGTCGCCGACGATCGGCACCTGACGCCGCGTGAGCTGCGTGTTCTCGCGGAACAGGCCGCCGAGCACCACCGTCTGGCCGTCCTTGACGATGATGTTCGTCGTGATCTCCTGCGTGATCTCGTCGGGGATCGACACGACCGTGCCCGTGTTGCTGGTCTGGTCGCGGACGACCGCCTCCGACACCTGCGGGCGGATCTCGAGGCGGATGGAGTTGTCCTTCGCCACGAACGGCCGGAAGTTCAGCTGAACACCGGTGTCGAGGAACGAGACCGTCTGGGTGGTCGACGTCTCGCTCGAGACCGTGCTCAGGTAGCCGACGCGGCGGCCGACCAGGACGCGGGACGCCTGGCGGTTCAGGGCCAGCACCTTCGGGTGCGAGACGATCACGGTCTGGCTGATCTCATCGAGGACGCGGATGAAGACCGACACGTCGTCGGAGATGATGCCGAACTTCATGCCGCCCGGCGCCGCCGTGTTGCCGACGGTCTGCGTCACCGCGACGCCCTTGTTGTCCGGGGGCGAGTAGCCCTGGCCGGCCGAGCCGTCGCCGCCCTTAATCAGCGAGTTGACCGCGGAGAGCGGGCCGCCCGTGCTGATGAAGTCGAGGAAGCTCAGGTCGCCCAGGACGGTGAAGTCGACGCCGAACGCGTTGGCCTCGTTCAGGGCGGTCTGCAGGATCGTGGCCTCCACGAGCACCTGCGCGGGCTTGATGTCCAGCTCGCCCACCAGCGCCTCGATCGCCGCGATGTTCTCCTCGTAGTCGATCACGACGAGCACGGAGGCCTGGGCGTTGTCGTCCTTGCCGACCGGGGTCTTGTCGTTGACGGCGAACGTCTCGGCCTTGGCCGTGGCGTGCAGCTCACCCTCCTTCGAGAGCAGCGGCTTGACGAACATGCCCGCGTCCTGCGCGTTCATGTAGTTCAGGTAGATGGGCTTGGCCACGCGCTTCTTCAGGGCCTTCTGGATCTCCTCCAGTTCCTGGAGCGTGTACACGTAGATGAAGTTGCCCTGCTCGATGTACCCGAAGCCGTTGACGTGCAGCAGCGCGTCCAGGGCCTCCTTGAACGTCACGTTGTAGAGCGTCGCCGTCACGCGGGCGGAGACGTTCTTGCTCGCGACGATGTTCTTCTGGCTCTGGATCGAGAGCAGTTCCAGCACCGCGCCCAGGTCCTCGTCCTTCACGTGCAGGTCCACGGTCAGGTGGTCCGACACCTTGACCTGCGGCCCGTCCTTCTTGTCCCCCGCCGGCGTGCCCTGGGCGAACACCGGCAGCGGCGCCGCGGCGATCAGCGCCGCCGCGATGACAAGCCCAGGTACCTTGCCCGCCAGCCGCACCAGCTCGCGAGGCGATCGTCCAATCTTCGTTGCCATTTTCGATCCTCCGGCGGGCGTGGCGGCCGTCGTCACGCCTGCACTGCAGAAAAGCGGTTGTGGGTTCCAGAACTCCGGTGAGTGACTCTCTGGCCGCGTCATCCACAGATTTCGTCCGGAAAGCGATGGCACTTTGGGGAACTTTGCCAACTCCAACGACAGGGCGATTCCGGCCGTTCCTGCGCTCCGGGCAAGCCGGACCGCGCCCGCGGCCTGGGAAAGAGCGTCCTCTGTCGGCGCGCGTTATCAGACGACCCAGCCCTGTGCCAACGCGCACGGACCGCGCCCTGACTCAACCGGCTCGTGTTCTCAAGTTCCCCCGCAACTGCCCCCGGGTACCAAGCCGCCTACCGCGGCTCGTGCCCCTCATCGTCGGCCGCGTGCACCTGCGCCTGGGCCGACTGTCGCGCCGAGACCGCCCGGGCGCTCACCTCGGGGTCCGCCACCGCCGTCCGCGGGTGGTTGGTCACCAGCAGCAACTTGGCCCACAGCAGCAGACCGAACACCACGACCACCACCCCGACCGCCACGCGGCGGACCGACGGCGACCTGCTGATCGAAGCGATGTGGCGTGCGGAGGTGCGGTCGATCATCGTCGAGTCCTTCTCGTGGTGCGCGTGCCTGCGGGCCCGGAGCGGGCAATAGAAAGAAACCGGGAAACAAGGGTCAGGTTCCGCTGGGCGGCGGAGCCGGGGGCGCGGCGGTTACGCGGGTGACGGAGGTCCTCCCGGTAAACGCGTCGACAAGGATGTCGTACGTACTGCCCGACCCCACCACGGTGACCTTGCCGCCATTGCTCGGGGTGTTCCCGGAAGGATCGGTGACCGGGCCTCCCATCGCATCGAAATACAGGATCTCGGTGCCGTCGAAATCAACCGCGGTAATCCGCGATGCGCCGAAGCGTGCATCGAGGAAGTCAACAAGGTACTTCCCGTCCGGGCGGGACGCATCGTACATCATGTTCGTGTCGTCCGGCGCGAAGGTGTCGCCGGTGACCTCGTGCACGGAGTACTTCGAAGCCTGAACATTGAACACCACCGCCCGCCGCTCCTGGAACGCGACGGCGTCGGACTGCGCGAAGGTGATATCAGCGACGATCGTCCGGACCGCGGCCTGTACTTTGAGCACGCCGGTCTCGCCCATCGCCGGGATGATCATGGCGCCGGCAATCCCCAGGATCACGATGACCGCGAGCAGTTCGAGCAGCGTAAAGGCGCGAGAGGACGCGGCACCGGCGCAGCGCGCCGCACCCGGCGTAGGCCGGGCGCGGCGGTGGATCGGGCTGGTCATGAGGGATCGGTTGATGCGCACTTCACAAACTCCTTCAAGCGCGCCTCCGACGTCGGTTCAGCGGCGTTTAGTTCGACCGCTTGACCTCGATCTTCGTATCCGAGTTCGGACCGCTGGACTTCTCATCCCGCTTGTCGCCCGAGATCACCACGGGCGGCATTGACAGGACCTTGACATTGAGCCCCTTCTCGAGGCGAGCCGCGAGCGAGTTCTCGAACGCATCGAGCTTCTGGCCCAGCCGCTCGATGGCGCCGTAGATCTCCTGCCGCTCCTGGCCCGAGTTGAACGGGGGCGAAAGGACAGGCTGCTGCGCGACCGCAGCCGCGGGCGAGTTCGAGTCGCCAAACTTCACGAGCAGGTTCGTGGCAAGCAGGGCGGCAATCACGGTGAGGACGCCGTTGAGGTATCGGTCGCGACGCATGGCAGGTCTCCTGTGGAATCGTGGTTCCGGACCACTTCATCGCCCTAAAACCACATTCGCTTCAGAGGAACCTCCCAGTTTCACACAGCGCACTAACTGCGCGGCAAAGGCTTGTCGTTCACGTCAAAGCCGCCCGCCCAGACCTGGCCGGTGTTCGGGTCGAAGATCCACCCGTACATCGTCTGGAACGCCGCATCCGGTGTCGCATCGGGCACCACCCGAACTTCGCGAGCGTTGGCCCCGCCCACCCAGGCGTTGACCGGGGCACTTTGCAGGTACTCGGTCGCGTCACCGACGATTTCGCCCCAGGTGCCGTTGCCGTCAGACACAGCCGGCATCGAGTCGTTGTTGCGGGCACGGAAAACGCCGACGGTTCGTCGGAGCTTCTGCAGCTCGTTGTAGGTCGCGTTCGCCTGGGCCTCCTGCGTAGCGCTCGTGAACTGCGGGATCACGATTGCGGCCAGAATGCCCAGGATCACGACGACAATGAGGATCTCAACCAGCGTAAAGGCACGTCGCATGGGCAGAACGGAGTGCATCGAACGTCTCCCTTGGGGGCGAGGATCCCCGACACCAGTTCCGTTCTTCAGCAAGCCGGCCGGCCCCGTTTAAAGGGCCGGCCGGTCGATTCACGAGAGACGGCCCGCCGTCATTACGGCATGCCGTACCACTTGTTGGTCTGCTCGTCGAAGCCGACAGCAGCGATCTCGCCGGTCGCGGCATCGTAGAGCCAGCCGTCAGCAACCGCTGCGGGGTCCATCGCCGCGGCGGTGGCGCCGAGCGGGCTGGTGCCAGCCTGCACGGAGCTGCTCTTGTTCCGCGGGTTGATCGGCGCGGTCCGCGTGTAGGGCTGCTGCGCGACGCCGCCGATCGCCGGGGGCTCCAGCAGTTCGGCGAAGCCGTCGCCGAGGTTCGTGTTCGTCGGCGCTGACACCAGGTCCGGCGACGTGCCGTTGTTCCGGACGCGGAACAACTCAACCTGGCTGCGGATCGTCTGCAACTGCGTCTGCACGTTGCCGATCTGCGCCTCCTGGCTCGCGTTCGTGAACTGCGGAATCACGATCGCCGCCAGGATGCCGAGGATCACCACGACAATCAGGATTTCCACCAGCGTAAAGGCCTTCCGAACACGCGTGCGCATACGAGAGTCTCCTTGCAAGATACCGTCCATTCGTCCCGGGTCCTCGGCCACGCCGCCGAGCCTGTCCCTTGCTCGGGCCGCCGGCGGCCCCCCGGTTCGCGACCATCGCGAGCCGGATCGAACGACAGGTCAGGTCACACTCACGCGGCATCACGCGCGCTGCGTGAGCCCGACCGGGCCTGTCGTCCAGTAAAGAAGATCGGAATCGCTCCCCGCCCGAATCAGCGGTCACTGCCCGCTTCGCGTCAAAGGCATCCGGTCACGCCGCCTGCGCTGCCCGCGCGGGGCGAGCCGCCTGTGCCGGATGGGAAAACCACCGCCCGCCATCGTCCCAATAGCAGCACAGCCCGCAGCCCCATCGTGCGATGGGACGTGCGGGCTGCGCCATTGGAGGATGTTTGGTGCTACCGGCTCATGGACCCCCACCCCCTCCGCCGCCCCCACCACCCCCTCCTCCACCGCCGCCGCCCTGACCCCCAACCACAGCGGTCACTTCCTGCGGCGCGAACCCATCCACCTTTGAGATCCCCGTGTCCAGATTCAGGCTGACGTACCGCCGGCCCTTCACCATCGAGACCGTCTGCGACGGCCAGAACGAGTACCCGCCGATCTGCCGCTGCATGTAGTCAGGAGCATTGATCAGGAAGTTCCCCTGGAAGAACCGGATCGAGCCCCCCTCGCCACCGTTATCCTGCCACTGCTCCGGCTCGATCATCGTGATGATGAGTTCCTTGATCCCGTCGACCCGCTGCTGCCGCAGCCGCTCCTGCTCCTCCGGGTTCCGCTGCTGCTGCTGGTCGTCGCGGAAGGGGCTCTGGCCGCCACCGCCGCCCTGGGACTGCTGCAGCACGCCCTGCAGATCGATCTGCGGTGCGTCGTAGTAGCTCGGGATCTCCAGCAGCAGGTCCTGCACGCTGTAGATCACGAGCTTCTTGAACTTGTTGAGCCGGTCCTTCGGGCCGATCTGGATCGCCCCATCCGGCGTGAGCTGCCAGGTGCACTGCTGGAAGTCCGTCTGCGCCTTGTCAAGCACCCGCTCCAGCAGCGTGAGCGCCGGGACATTCGTGACCTTCAGCGTGATCCGCTTGTCCTTGTCCAGCCCGTCCATGCTCGAATCGCGCCACATCGGATCGATCTCGACCCGCGTGACATCCGCGATGAACACCACCACATCCTCGAGCCGCTGGTCGTTCAGGTCGATCGTCACCGGGCGGCTCATCCGCTGCAGCGTGACCTGCCCCGCCGGCGCGTTCGAGGGAAGCACCACCGCCCCACCGCCCGACGGCGCCTGCCCCGCGGCGATCGGCACGCACACAGCCATCCCTGCCGCGCCCGCGACCAGCGCCACCACCAAACGCATGAGCCGGTCTGAACTGGACGGAACTCGTGACATCGTCTGACTCCTTGGCCGCCGCGAAACGGCCGGAACAGTCGCGGGCTGGGGGGCCGTCCTTTCGGACCCGTTCAACCCGACAAAGGTTAGACGCGCAGGCGCCTCTCCGGTTCCTGTCCGCGTCGTCCGCAACCCAATTCCCGCTAGTTTCCCGCGGGGATGCCGCCCTTCCGGGGGTCGCACGCCGCCCGCCACTCTCCACCGGGCTGGGTGGCGACCGGCAGGCCCGACCGGCAGATCACCTGCACGTTCCCGATCGCACCCCCACCCTTCACGCGGTGCCCGAACTCCGTCAGATCGAGGGCCTCGTCCCCTTCACTGCCGCGGGAGCCGCCGGGGGTCCAGTCCTCTTCTTCGACCACCACCACATCGGGCATCCACTGGTGGTGGATCCGTCGACGCTCGACAGCCTCCCCGGCGTCGTTCCCCAAGACCGCCACATTCAGCAGGACCTGCGCGGTTCCGCTGATGATCCGTGGACCGCCCGAGGCGCCGACCACCAGGCTGACCGCCCCACCGGCATCCAGCATGATG comes from the Phycisphaeraceae bacterium genome and includes:
- a CDS encoding prepilin-type N-terminal cleavage/methylation domain-containing protein translates to MRTRVRKAFTLVEILIVVVILGILAAIVIPQFTNASQEAQIGNVQTQLQTIRSQVELFRVRNNGTSPDLVSAPTNTNLGDGFAELLEPPAIGGVAQQPYTRTAPINPRNKSSSVQAGTSPLGATAAAMDPAAVADGWLYDAATGEIAAVGFDEQTNKWYGMP
- a CDS encoding type II secretion system protein, whose translation is MHSVLPMRRAFTLVEILIVVVILGILAAIVIPQFTSATQEAQANATYNELQKLRRTVGVFRARNNDSMPAVSDGNGTWGEIVGDATEYLQSAPVNAWVGGANAREVRVVPDATPDAAFQTMYGWIFDPNTGQVWAGGFDVNDKPLPRS
- a CDS encoding prepilin-type N-terminal cleavage/methylation domain-containing protein, translated to MRINRSLMTSPIHRRARPTPGAARCAGAASSRAFTLLELLAVIVILGIAGAMIIPAMGETGVLKVQAAVRTIVADITFAQSDAVAFQERRAVVFNVQASKYSVHEVTGDTFAPDDTNMMYDASRPDGKYLVDFLDARFGASRITAVDFDGTEILYFDAMGGPVTDPSGNTPSNGGKVTVVGSGSTYDILVDAFTGRTSVTRVTAAPPAPPPSGT